The DNA sequence ATGATTAGCTGAAAAactataggaagctgctttatttgCAGAATATGTAAAGATTATCCCTTCAGCTTTTGTTGAAAGTTTGGTTAGCTTCATGCAGAATGCTGAGGATTTTCTTCAGTACAAATACAGCCCTGATTATGATCATATGATTATCTGTGCTGTCATTTTTTTCCGCCTACCCACTTTAACTTTCCCATAAGTTAATCAGGATGCTGCCCCCTCCTTGTGTTGTTTAGGACTACATCTTGATGGCTCTAATCTTCCTTCCCCAACTGCTGTAGGTGGCAGTGCCCGATGTGGTGAAGGCTGCTGCCGATGCGGACATCCTTATCTTTGTAGTGCCCCATCAGTTCATCGGGAAACTCTGTGACCAGCTGAAAGGCCATATCAAGAAAGAAGCCTTAGGAATCTCACTCATCAAGGTGTGAGTGGGGCTGGGGGCTGCTCTGGGCAGCTGTGGTTGGCTGGAGCTGCAACTAACTAGGAGGGTTCTGGAGGAGTTTGCTTGGGTGCACTGAGAGCAGATATGATGGGAGAGACATAAAGGATGGGAGAGTCATAATAATGGGAGAGGGTCAGAACATGGCATTGCAGCTGGTAGATAGATGTCTTCTCATTAGCTATAGATTGGGCCTGTGGAAGTTTTCATTGGCACTGTCAAAGCACTGGGCAAATACAAAGTTCTGTTAGCCTAAGGAAAGAAGGCAATTGGTACCCTTCGCACCACTTCTCTTCCTTTCAAGCATTAGCAATTAACCAATCATAATCGAACAGGAGGTCTCATAGCCTGTCTCCTAATTTGGATAGGTTCCAGGTAGTATGTTATGACAACCACTGCCACAAATATTTTGAGAACCTCAGTTTCTGTTCATTATTGGCACTGTCCAACATTTTGGGAACCTTGTCCATTATCATACTGTTTCTAGACAGCATCGTATATGCGCTGTTCCAGCTCTTAGATAATGGATTGTTTTCATGCAATGCTTCTTCCATAGAGATGGTTGAGGCCTGCTTCAAATAGCCTCATGACCACATAGCAGCAAGATTAAAAATCAGTGAACAGAGATTAGTAGTCAATCAATACTTTTTAATCACACACCTACCATacttcaggtttgtttttttatcttttaaaatgaattttactCCATGTTAGTGGTGATGAATCTGGAAGCCAAGGGCAGCGCTTGTATTTGATTGGTTTATGCAGAGTTTGATCTAATGTGATCTAATGAATGTGTAATCGATACTGAGGAAGCTGAATACCACTGTGGATAGTGCATCTCCTTTCTTCACGGACACAGTCTCTCTTGAATTGTTGGCTAATACTTGTAACACTGAGATATATTTCATGTGTTAAGTAGGTGACTGAGTGAATACAGGGATATTATCATAAGGAAGTGTATTTGAGAGGCCCAAAGCTGCCCTGCTGAAGCAGAGTTGGGCTGAGCAGTCAGGCCATAGGGTGCAAGGCTAAGGACTGGCACAAGTAAGATATCCCACTGATCTGGCACAATCTATTTCTTGGTTGCCCCTCAGGGTGTGGATGAAGGCCCCGATGGGCTGAAGCTGATATCTGACATTATCCGAGAGCAGCTGGGCATTGAGATGAGTGTGCTGATGGGGGCCAACATTGCCAACGAAGTGGCAGATGGGAAGTTCTGTGAGACCACCATCGGTAAGGTGTTTTAGCTTACTGTTAAAGAAAGCAAGAGGCGGGGAAGGGGGAATGCGCTCTGACCATGCTCCTTAAGTGTCCCTCATCCCAAGTTTGTGAGCTGTTCAACTGTCCTCTCTTACAAGTGCCACTGAATCTCACCAGGCGTGTTTAGTCTGCTGCAGCACTGTCTAAGAGCAGCACTGTAGTTTGCATAGCAATTGTGTTTGCTGTGGGTACACCAAGTCATTTGTTGGTAAAGCATGGGTGATAAAGTTGTCCCTATCTTAGACATAAACATTTAATAACATAATGCAGCAGGAGATAAGGCAGCTGCCTCTCttatctgccccccaccccaccccgaatCCTGTGTTTCATATATTTGCTTTGACTGCTGTGGCCAGCAGAAATCCAGCAGGTGGAAAGCAGACAGGGCCCTGAAGCGAATGGGCAGGAGAAGTTGTGGCTTCATTCTTTCCTGCTATATTCCAATCCAGAGCAAGAAATGGTAACCTTAATGAATCCAAGGCACAAGGCCTTAAAAACCTGCAGACTCCTTCCTGAGATCAGGTCTGCTTGGGCTGCAGTTCCCCTACAAATATACACAGGGGTTTAAAGATGCACATCTGTTGTCACTTCCTGTGTTTACTGCAGGAATCACAGATTACCCACAGCAAACGCAATTGCCACTTAAAGCAAAGAATGGATATTCAAGGGGTATTTGCTCAACTGGAACCACAGTGGCTGTTGTCTGCCTACACTTTCTTAGGGAGCAACATCTTTTCCAGTAGAGGGAAAAATACAAAGATGTAGATGCAGCCACAGGAGGGAGATGGTAGGTgatttataacaacaacaacaactttatttttaccccgcctttctccccgaagggactcaaggcggcttacaacaggttaaaaacagattaaacaacataattaaaaaacagattaacagcgtaatttaaaaacagataaaagcatattaacacatatcttaaaaacagtagtcagataacaagtagtaaaaaggtaaaaagagcatagagcagcaagtcataaaagaatcaggcctgtaaaaaattaaaagatgttgaaaagatgttgaaaagatttATTGTGGTAttgaaaggaggaggagcccacTTGCTAGCGAGTCCTAGCCATTTCCTCAAGCATCTGTCCTGCATCCCACCAAGCTTGCAGACACCTCCAGTGCAAGCCACAGTTTCCCAGACTGCTCACAACTTTAGCAGGGTAGCCATGTTCATCAGTTTcagcaaaaaacaaagcaaaccccccccccaagacccttGTAGCACCTAAAAACTAAGGAAAACTTATTTCCACGTATGCTTTCGTGGGCTAGATTGAGCCTACTTGCATTAGATGAAGTGGACTCTAGTCCATGAAAACGTAAGCTGAAATAAATTGCTGAAAGTTGTTTCTCGGATTTTGACAACCTTGATCATGGTGATGGGGAAACCATCAGCcatgccaccttgggcatttgcttcagcatgggaaaggtgggaaataaataaataaataataggttCAGTATCAGGCTGACTGCAGAGGCTATGCAGTTTCAGCAATTGGCAAAACTGTTCGGAATCCTGCTAAGAAATCACCACCTCTTCTAGCTTCCATGACATCTGTTAAGCATCCAGTAGTTCCTCTCTGAGAAGAGTTCCTCCATTTACACAAGATGTCCTGATCCCTACATTGATGTATTCTACTTCTCCCCTAtatcctaaagcaggggtctccaaacgttttggccagagggccgcatcaaatatctggcacagtgttgagggccggaaaaaaaatttgaatataaaatttatttaaataaattagaaatggaatttagatgagtgaatacatgaatgaatgggctcattcattcaaccttgctggcccttgaacaccctccagacacaaccagagcatacttccagtcatgtttggctaagtgggccagaggctttcaggggacaagaggctggccatgggccggataagaacataagaacagccccactggatcaggtcataggcccatctagtccagcttcctgtatctcacagcggcccaccaaatgctccagggagcacacctgataacaagagacctgcatcctggtgccctcccttgcatctggcattctgacatagcccatttctaaaatcaggaggttgcacatacacgtcctAGAGGAGGCTtaccatgggctgcatctggcccccaggccagggtttggagacccctgccctaaagcaccAGTCCACTCATCCCTCTGCatttctaaggttgcaatcctatgcatgtctacacagaaataagccccactaagtttaatggaatttactcctaggtaaatatgTATAGTATTGTAGCCTAAGTAGATTCTAACGTGGAAAAAGAAGTTGCCAGTTTTCATGGGGAGGCTCCctagctcagtgacagaacagTTGTTTTGCATGCAAGAGACCCCCAGCTTCTGGTTTTGTCAGTTAAATGATCCCAGGCAGCAAGTGATTGGAAGAATAccaagctttggggagctgctgccagtcagggcagacagaaatggcttagagATGGACCAGTGGTATGACTCACATATTACTTGGTGAAAAGAACAATCCTTTTTCTGCTTATGCTCCAAATTTGCATCTTTGTAGGCTGCAAGAACCTAGAGAAGGGGCAGATCTTGAAGGAGCTGATGCAGACACCTGATTTTCGAATCAGTGTTGTGCAAGAGGCGGATACTGTAGAGATCTGTGGTGCCCTCAAGGTATGAAAATAGCCAGGGCTCTGGTAGCTTGGCATCTTCTGATTGGGGCATGACATGTTATTGGGGAAGTCTCAAGGTGGCATAATAGTGCCTCATAGAAGAGGTTTATTTTCTGTCTCCCTTTCACACCAAACCCCAGGATCAGCCCATCTATGAGACAGACTGAAATGgtcccctcaggcagcagattggtgggagggtgcccatctctgtgaCCTTTCTGGTTCTCTTCCACTCCCAGGACTGGAACAGAGAgtgggacagagaagaagaggaaatggggaggggagtgctgagctagaacactagaGACTGGGAGGCTGGCAAATCATTGGGCAAGGAGGGCAGGTTTGGTTTGCCACCCTCGGCATcatgagatcttgggccagccctgccaaaCTCACATAAACTTTGTAGGACCAGATGTGAAAGTGTGGCCTGTGGGGAAAGCCATGCTGTCAAGCCAGGGGCCTGGTACAGATGTAAGAATACCTAGAATACTTTTTCTCCAGCAAAACATAGTCTGTTAGGTAGTTGGGAGACAGCTGGGTTTCATGGAGACAAATTCAGTTCTGCCAGCTTGCCACGGAGACAATAATTTGGAACACCAACGGCTGGGTTCCACATACAATACCTGTACAGGAGGACTGCAAAGCTAGAGCAGAGCAAAGCCTTATTACTAACTAGCAAAGCCTTACTTACTAACCAACAcatcctctccttcctttccttcagAATGTGGTGGCTGTTGGGGCTGGTTTCTGCGATGGGCTGGGCTTTGGAGATAACACTAAAGCAGCCGTGATCCGCCTGGGCCTGATGGAGATGATTGCCTTTTCCAAAATCTTCTGCAAGGGCCCTGTCACTTGTGCCACCTTCCTGGAGAGCTGTGGAGTTGCTGACCTCATCACCACTTGCTATGGAGGCCGTAACCGCAAAGTAGCTGAGGCTTTTGCCATGACTGGCAAGGTAAGCAAACCACCATGGTCTAGCACAGTATCCTGTAGGGTTGCCAAATATCCTTCCAGGTATGTCCTTATCAAACTTCCATATTCTTGGCTATCACAaccctctagaacagtgtttctcaaactgtggggagggacccactaggtgggtcgcgaaccaatttcagttgggtccccattcaattcaatattttatttttaatatgttagacttgatgctaccatggtatgtgactgcatttggggaaatgttacagacctgtgtttttaacaagctactatgtatatttttttaacaatgatagtcaatgggacttcttcctgggtaagtgtgggtagcattgcagcctaggattgttgaaaattttcctacttgatgatgtcacttctggtcatgacatcacttctggtgggtcctgacagattctcattctaaaccaAATGGTTTAGAATTTAGAAAATTCTAAATGGTTTAGAAAATTTTCctacgtgatgatgtcacttctggtcatgacatcacttccggtgggtcctgacagattctcattctaaaccaAATGGTTGTTTGAGGCAGCAATATTATTGGGGGCAACCTGAAGCAAACTGTGATCCAAGATAGATACAAGATTTTTTGCACTGTTATAGATGATGCTAGGACACAACTCCTACGTTGTGTACATCCAGAATTGTCTGACATCATGAGGGAGATATTCTGGGGCACACTTCCTGGTATGCAGTCTGCTTTGGACTAACATTGCCTGATGATACCTTTCGCTTATAAAGCAAAGTAGGTTTGGGTCTGGCTGCAATCTGGATGGGGAGACCATTTGGTAACCCCATGAATGCTACTTTGAGCTCCAGAGTAGATTTACACTACATACATATGCTGATTTTATACCATTCTCTCTCATGACTTTCCCAAAGAACCCCAGAAGCTGTAACTGGGGTAGATACAGTATTACCTCCAATAATGCTACTCCCTTTAGTGTTGATTCATTGCAGCATTCTTTGTCCttgtttcttgttttattcttaaAGAACATTTTTGATAGCACTGTTTTACACTGTACTCAACTTTCTGGTAACGTATACCTTGTATTAAGAGCAGTATTACTCTACTGAGAATTCTTTGTTATAGCTCCTGAGCACacacatgtgtacatgtgtgaGGAGGAAGGACTATTAAATCAGTTTGTAATGTAAATGCCAATAAACTGACAGAAGCCACAAGGAGGATGTCTGACCCCAGAGCACTGACAAAACCCATAACTATTGTCATCTTCGTGCTggacagtggcgtcgctagggggtgcggggggtgcaggctgcaccgggtgatgtgctgggggggtgacgcgctaaaatcgcagcATTAGAaactaccccgtcatgccatacaccgttggatgcggaattcccagcggagtgcaatgcaaaaaaaaaccagaattgaaatcactcctttagTTCAAAACTTATGgctaaaaaactggaaagaaaaaatgcatggatccctatggaagtgaaagtgagctgtatcgcgcatttactcatgagtaggcgtacttgccatagtccatcagaaagggcaggcagagaggactccaaggacatcagaatggtcccaatccaatgaatgcagccccccaaaaacacccaagaagaaggtccttccctcccagtctatggagccctatggaaagcaaagcagcctctcaGTCgcctttactcacaagtaggcagatgtgccttggctgatggtcaggccaggcaaaggggaatgtgaggacaccagaatggtcccaatccgatggagctggagtgcaacagatgcttcagaaggcagcctcccccccccactagaaaggacaaaaaggaggcttGGGAATGGTAAGGGGACtcgtaaggggaaagttttctattttgcacttgtaaagccaggtgggtctttatcctgatatgcttgaagtagaagaactttaaacgaggcactggggagggctggaaatctcactgattcttttttggggggtgttattgccggcaggctacagagtaagctcctttgaccactgtgggacttacttcagagtagacatgcataggatagggctcacaggctgcaattctacccacactttcctgagagtaagccccattgaccacaatacgatttacttcagagtaggttcacttggtggaacaggattggcttctccttatttaattatttcttttattttaatttaattatttataattatttattttaatttgattgattatgtcacttctggtcatgacatcacttccaatgggtcctggacagattgtcattctaaaaagtgggtcccagtgctaaaagtttgagaactgctgcaataaggtgttagtaagttgacatggggtgtttttgtgtgtgtgactctacaagttttcaaaatcactaaaatcagaatttggaggaataatcccatcaggttatatatcaatcaatgcataatttcatgcagaatgcaatgaaaga is a window from the Tiliqua scincoides isolate rTilSci1 chromosome 2, rTilSci1.hap2, whole genome shotgun sequence genome containing:
- the GPD1 gene encoding glycerol-3-phosphate dehydrogenase [NAD(+)], cytoplasmic isoform X1 — its product is MGGKKVCIVGSGNWGSAIAKIVGSNAGQLDKFDNTVNMWVFEEEIGGKKLTEIINTQHENVKYLPGHKLPPNVVAVPDVVKAAADADILIFVVPHQFIGKLCDQLKGHIKKEALGISLIKGVDEGPDGLKLISDIIREQLGIEMSVLMGANIANEVADGKFCETTIGCKNLEKGQILKELMQTPDFRISVVQEADTVEICGALKNVVAVGAGFCDGLGFGDNTKAAVIRLGLMEMIAFSKIFCKGPVTCATFLESCGVADLITTCYGGRNRKVAEAFAMTGKSIEQLEKEMLNGQKLQGPQTSAELHRILKHKNLVDKFPLFTAVYQICYEGKPVSDFIKCLQNHPEHM
- the GPD1 gene encoding glycerol-3-phosphate dehydrogenase [NAD(+)], cytoplasmic isoform X2 is translated as MGGKKVCIVGSGNWGSAIAKIVGSNAGQLDKFDNTVNMWVFEEEIGGKKLTEIINTQHENVKYLPGHKLPPNVGVDEGPDGLKLISDIIREQLGIEMSVLMGANIANEVADGKFCETTIGCKNLEKGQILKELMQTPDFRISVVQEADTVEICGALKNVVAVGAGFCDGLGFGDNTKAAVIRLGLMEMIAFSKIFCKGPVTCATFLESCGVADLITTCYGGRNRKVAEAFAMTGKSIEQLEKEMLNGQKLQGPQTSAELHRILKHKNLVDKFPLFTAVYQICYEGKPVSDFIKCLQNHPEHM